In Selenomonas dianae, a genomic segment contains:
- a CDS encoding SLC13 family permease has translation MDAAMLTLGVLGVAAFLFATEIIPLAVTAMGAAIALGLLGVLTPAQVFSGLSNSTVVLFAGMFIIGAAMFQTGLAQKIGIAVVKKSGNDERALMAALMLITIILSSVSSNTATVACLMPVVIQICAAARLPVSPQLMALAVAANVGGTITMIGTPPNILMSATLGASGLTPFGFFEFAWIGVPLSIIGMIYMLTIGRKLCPRRLVDSEAVTGEEEEAKDPRKMMICAAILVGVVIAMVLEKQINVPMQTSAIIGGLLCVLTGCLTEKQAYQGVDWTTIFLFAGMLPLASAMDHSGAGKLIADFVVGLIGSSPAPMVIVTAMFILSCGLTQFMSNTAASALLAPIAISIAQTIGVSPYPVVMAIGIAASCAFTTPVATPPNTLVLGPGQFRFMDYVKVGLPLVFVSLITCLVIIPLVWPF, from the coding sequence ATGGATGCAGCAATGCTCACACTTGGGGTTCTCGGCGTGGCGGCGTTCCTCTTCGCCACCGAGATCATCCCGCTTGCCGTGACGGCGATGGGCGCGGCGATCGCGCTCGGACTCTTGGGGGTGCTCACCCCCGCACAGGTTTTCTCCGGGCTCTCGAACTCCACCGTCGTCCTGTTCGCCGGTATGTTCATCATCGGTGCGGCGATGTTCCAGACGGGGCTCGCGCAAAAAATCGGCATCGCCGTCGTCAAAAAATCGGGCAATGACGAACGTGCATTGATGGCGGCACTGATGCTCATAACGATCATCCTCTCGTCCGTGTCCTCGAACACGGCGACGGTCGCCTGCCTCATGCCCGTCGTCATCCAGATCTGCGCCGCCGCGCGGCTGCCCGTCTCACCGCAGCTGATGGCGCTCGCCGTCGCGGCGAACGTCGGCGGTACGATCACGATGATCGGCACGCCGCCGAACATCCTCATGAGCGCGACGCTCGGCGCGAGCGGGCTCACGCCGTTCGGCTTCTTCGAGTTCGCATGGATCGGCGTCCCGCTCTCGATCATCGGCATGATCTATATGCTGACCATCGGGCGCAAACTCTGCCCGCGCCGGCTCGTGGACAGCGAGGCCGTTACGGGTGAGGAGGAGGAGGCAAAGGATCCGCGCAAGATGATGATCTGCGCCGCGATCCTCGTCGGTGTCGTCATCGCCATGGTGCTCGAAAAGCAGATCAACGTCCCCATGCAGACCTCCGCCATCATCGGCGGTCTCCTCTGCGTCCTCACAGGCTGCCTCACGGAGAAACAGGCGTATCAGGGCGTGGACTGGACGACCATCTTCCTCTTTGCGGGGATGCTCCCGCTCGCCAGCGCCATGGATCACAGCGGCGCAGGCAAGCTCATCGCGGACTTCGTCGTCGGGCTCATCGGCAGCAGTCCCGCGCCCATGGTCATCGTCACGGCAATGTTCATCCTCTCCTGCGGCCTGACGCAGTTCATGTCGAACACAGCGGCATCCGCGCTCCTCGCGCCGATCGCGATCTCCATCGCCCAGACCATCGGTGTCTCGCCGTACCCTGTCGTCATGGCAATCGGCATCGCAGCATCCTGCGCATTCACCACACCGGTCGCAACCCCGCCGAACACGCTCGTCCTTGGTCCCGGCCAGTTCCGCTTCATGGACTACGTCAAGGTTGGTCTCCCACTGGTCTTTGTTTCGCTGATCACCTGCCTTGTCATCATCCCGCTCGTCTGGCCGTTCTGA
- a CDS encoding ABC transporter permease, which yields MNALQRYIVRRLLGGVPVLLGISLLAFLLAQLSPGDPAEIMLEGAGMGIPSAEEVASLHAYLGLDAPPYVQYGIWLWRILQGDGGMSFHLGMPVFDALLARLPVTAALAAAALGWAVAGGIGLGLLMARMRGTVVEALVRGVTQVMLAAPSFLMAVLLILVFGVWLHVLPTNGVDTAQGYILPSLALALVTLAMAAQLLDSQLRDALASFYAQTARLRGLSEARVLLTYALPNALVPVAAMLGNFFAAVLGGAIIVETVFALPGIGSLALEAIHYRDYPLLQGYVLLLGGIYVLVTIAVDLVLARMDPRIVLGGRE from the coding sequence ATGAACGCATTGCAGCGCTATATCGTGCGGCGCCTCCTCGGCGGCGTGCCCGTGCTCCTCGGCATCAGTCTCCTCGCATTCCTCCTCGCGCAGCTCTCCCCGGGAGATCCCGCCGAGATCATGCTGGAAGGAGCGGGGATGGGGATCCCGTCGGCAGAGGAGGTTGCATCTCTGCACGCCTATCTCGGTCTCGATGCGCCGCCCTATGTGCAGTACGGCATTTGGCTTTGGCGTATCCTACAGGGGGACGGCGGTATGTCCTTTCATCTGGGGATGCCCGTCTTTGATGCACTTCTCGCGCGTCTGCCCGTGACCGCCGCGCTTGCCGCCGCAGCGCTCGGCTGGGCGGTTGCGGGTGGCATCGGGCTCGGGCTGCTCATGGCGCGTATGCGCGGCACGGTTGTTGAGGCTCTGGTGCGCGGTGTGACGCAGGTGATGCTCGCGGCACCGTCCTTTCTCATGGCGGTTCTGCTGATCCTCGTCTTTGGCGTATGGCTGCACGTCCTGCCGACGAACGGCGTGGATACGGCGCAGGGCTACATCCTGCCGTCGCTTGCGCTCGCGCTTGTGACGTTGGCGATGGCGGCGCAGCTCCTCGACAGTCAGCTGCGCGATGCCCTTGCCTCGTTCTATGCGCAGACGGCGCGGCTGCGGGGGCTCTCTGAGGCGCGCGTGCTGCTCACATACGCGCTGCCGAACGCCCTCGTTCCCGTGGCGGCGATGCTCGGGAACTTCTTTGCGGCGGTGCTCGGCGGGGCGATCATCGTGGAGACTGTTTTTGCACTGCCGGGGATCGGCTCGCTCGCACTTGAGGCGATTCACTACCGCGACTATCCGCTGCTGCAGGGGTACGTGCTCCTCCTCGGGGGGATCTATGTGCTCGTGACCATCGCGGTGGATCTCGTGCTTGCCCGCATGGATCCGCGCATTGTACTCGGAGGGAGGGAGTAA
- a CDS encoding serine hydroxymethyltransferase encodes MKKEEMLQHLKALDPAIFTLLQDEICRQRCTLSLIPTESAISPLAAFLEGSALANSTLDTYGAAHTSSIEELVRTRAQDLFGSEHAVVRLGGIAAASRVAFLALLHPGDTVLSFNRRKEEHCAGLNYHFESFGIDPVAQRVDWDEVMQLAERVRPRLIIFSPVSYPCIPNYERLTEVARAVGAYLWVDIGQCVGLVAAGLIPSPVACADVVSFPTNDALRGPDGAILLCKKELAARMDAAVANTGHSALHMNHLAALGFALHAAAQPKFRTYSEQVLSSAAALAAALRERDIELLAGGTETHLLLAAPAAGVDLMESVRSLRRIGVYVKPDRIPTMRSEILLSALRLSTVGAVTRGLAPADMALVADVLACVLSGTCTDRTEDRLRMEVAKLLMDKPLFSEAWMNEVSAHVAAAPSSVHDHATGERMSILKNLLR; translated from the coding sequence ATGAAAAAAGAAGAAATGCTTCAACATCTGAAGGCACTCGATCCCGCCATCTTTACCCTGCTGCAGGACGAGATCTGCCGCCAACGCTGCACGCTCTCACTGATCCCGACCGAGAGCGCCATCTCTCCGCTTGCCGCCTTCCTTGAGGGAAGCGCACTCGCCAACAGCACACTTGATACATACGGCGCAGCGCATACCTCCTCCATCGAGGAGCTGGTACGCACACGCGCACAGGATCTGTTCGGCAGCGAGCACGCCGTCGTGCGCCTCGGGGGCATCGCCGCCGCCTCGCGTGTCGCATTTCTCGCACTGCTGCACCCGGGGGATACCGTCCTCTCCTTTAACCGCAGGAAGGAGGAACACTGCGCGGGACTGAACTATCATTTTGAGAGCTTCGGCATCGACCCCGTCGCACAGCGCGTGGACTGGGACGAGGTCATGCAGCTCGCCGAGCGCGTGCGCCCGCGCCTCATCATCTTCTCCCCCGTCAGCTATCCGTGCATACCGAACTACGAACGGCTCACCGAAGTCGCGCGTGCCGTGGGCGCCTATCTCTGGGTGGACATCGGACAGTGTGTCGGGCTCGTCGCGGCGGGGCTCATCCCCTCGCCCGTCGCGTGCGCCGATGTCGTGAGTTTCCCGACGAACGATGCCCTCCGCGGACCGGACGGCGCCATCCTGCTCTGCAAAAAAGAGCTCGCCGCACGCATGGATGCCGCCGTCGCAAATACAGGACACAGCGCCCTGCACATGAACCACCTCGCCGCCCTCGGCTTTGCCCTGCACGCAGCCGCACAGCCGAAGTTCCGTACCTACAGTGAGCAGGTGCTCTCCTCTGCCGCCGCACTTGCCGCCGCCCTCCGCGAACGCGACATCGAACTCCTCGCGGGCGGCACCGAGACCCACCTCCTCCTCGCTGCGCCCGCAGCGGGCGTTGATCTCATGGAGTCCGTGCGCAGCCTCAGACGCATCGGGGTCTATGTAAAGCCCGACCGCATACCGACCATGCGGTCGGAGATCCTGCTCTCGGCACTGCGGCTCTCGACCGTCGGCGCAGTCACACGCGGTCTTGCCCCGGCAGACATGGCACTCGTCGCCGACGTACTCGCGTGCGTTCTCAGCGGAACATGCACAGACCGCACGGAGGACCGCCTGCGCATGGAGGTCGCAAAACTCCTCATGGACAAGCCCCTCTTCTCCGAGGCGTGGATGAACGAGGTCTCTGCACACGTCGCCGCCGCCCCGAGCAGCGTCCATGACCATGCCACGGGCGAGCGTATGTCCATCCTCAAAAATCTGCTCCGGTAG
- a CDS encoding ABC transporter ATP-binding protein has product MTMMQQKGFVVHDLTVRYKGGTASSAALDHVSAALPAGGVTAIIGESGSGKSTLGRALFSALPADAETAGRVFYDGVDVTALGSRELRTRYWGKRWGIVPQLPRAALSPVHRIARQMADVRRGAGRSAWTAAQYEALLARFGFDDPARVLASYPYELSGGMLQRVLCAMADVGEPEWILADEPSKGLDPAVRQMVADNLKFLAARADASLLLITHDIPLARQLAAYVVVMQEGRIVEQGTNVWEHPSHPYTLAYFAAQPELLAAKKNADTVPVRVGEPSAAARHTSAVLTAEGVTKFMRDRATGQMMRILDGCTLSVAEGRAVGLEGKSGAGKSTLVRALLGLIRPDGGTVQWNGRDLWTLARADMRSFRRRVQLVAQNPEQAFDPRLTIGASLAEVFAIHPALCAEGRTVRERIADGLAAVELTERVLARQPHELSGGELQRAAIARALSTEPQILLLDEPTTMLDVSIQAQIMELLMRLREERQLGMLLISHDRPLLRYFADEIYVLEVGKVL; this is encoded by the coding sequence ATGACGATGATGCAGCAAAAAGGCTTTGTTGTCCATGATTTGACTGTGCGTTATAAGGGCGGTACTGCATCCTCTGCCGCGCTCGATCATGTCAGCGCTGCCCTTCCCGCCGGCGGCGTGACGGCGATCATCGGCGAGAGCGGCAGCGGCAAGTCCACGCTCGGACGGGCGCTCTTCAGCGCACTGCCCGCAGACGCTGAGACGGCGGGGCGGGTATTCTATGATGGGGTGGATGTGACCGCGCTCGGCTCGCGGGAGCTGCGTACCCGATACTGGGGGAAGCGTTGGGGCATCGTTCCCCAGCTGCCGCGTGCGGCACTCAGCCCCGTACACCGCATCGCACGCCAGATGGCGGATGTGCGGCGCGGCGCGGGGCGGAGCGCGTGGACGGCGGCGCAGTATGAGGCGCTCCTCGCGCGGTTCGGCTTCGACGATCCTGCGCGTGTCCTCGCCTCATATCCGTACGAACTCTCGGGCGGGATGCTGCAGCGCGTCCTGTGCGCGATGGCGGACGTGGGCGAGCCGGAGTGGATCCTCGCGGATGAGCCGTCGAAGGGGCTCGACCCCGCCGTCCGACAGATGGTCGCGGACAATCTGAAGTTCCTCGCGGCGCGTGCGGATGCCTCCCTCCTGCTCATCACCCACGATATTCCGCTCGCACGGCAGCTTGCCGCATACGTTGTCGTTATGCAGGAAGGGCGGATTGTGGAGCAGGGTACGAATGTGTGGGAACATCCCTCGCATCCGTATACGCTTGCGTACTTTGCAGCGCAGCCGGAGCTCCTTGCGGCGAAGAAGAATGCGGACACTGTGCCTGTACGTGTGGGCGAACCGTCTGCCGCCGCCCGGCATACTTCCGCCGTGCTTACCGCAGAGGGCGTGACGAAGTTCATGCGGGACCGTGCGACGGGGCAAATGATGCGGATTCTGGATGGATGCACCCTTTCCGTTGCGGAGGGGCGTGCCGTCGGGCTTGAGGGGAAGAGCGGCGCGGGCAAGAGTACGCTCGTGCGGGCGCTGCTCGGTCTCATCCGCCCCGACGGCGGTACGGTTCAATGGAACGGGCGCGATCTATGGACGCTTGCACGCGCCGATATGCGCTCCTTTCGGCGGCGCGTGCAGCTCGTTGCACAGAACCCGGAGCAGGCATTTGATCCGCGCCTGACCATCGGTGCAAGTCTCGCGGAGGTCTTTGCGATTCATCCTGCGCTGTGCGCGGAGGGACGCACCGTGCGGGAGCGTATTGCGGACGGGCTTGCGGCGGTGGAGCTGACGGAGCGCGTGCTTGCGCGGCAGCCGCACGAACTCTCGGGCGGGGAACTCCAGCGTGCGGCGATCGCGCGGGCACTTTCCACAGAGCCGCAGATCCTGCTGCTCGACGAGCCGACCACCATGCTCGATGTCTCCATTCAGGCACAGATCATGGAACTGCTCATGCGGCTGCGGGAGGAACGGCAGCTCGGGATGCTGCTCATCTCGCACGATCGCCCGCTGCTCAGATACTTTGCCGATGAGATCTATGTTTTGGAGGTGGGGAAGGTGCTGTGA
- a CDS encoding TonB-dependent receptor, with protein sequence MTKRKLALAVALAAVGSMWMGAASAAERTDAHGGTLDTYELAPVEVAGEREAAVEEDGPEGVFVAREGSVGFLGSKDTMETPFTTTNITQETIKSFGDPSQPLDSVLAVSPSIRPVGSVLHNDFQHRGFRSNGTNTFVNGVPGMFTQFNAPMYAVEKADVISGPNSGIASTGTHYETNAAGGIINFTTKRAGEEPITRLTLTHSGQSMAGAYFDLARRFGGNKDWGARLMAEKVDGETAVDGQKVKSASIYVNIDHEDAKSKTNFFTGYRQNQVAGGQRWFKIGSGVTHLPAVPKASRNYAFDGMDKESYGWMAILNHEQKFSEAWKGFVNAGYLKNKLNKNVMYRYSALVIKNDAGDFDLEEQTTTTPQRANYIQMGVNGKLRAGKTEHDLTLAVDRAWREREAAKKGGTVYKLGTGNIYTGVLNQHTAPTTAYEEAMNNKTSIKGISLVDTITINKWDVLLGVHHHAANVKAYDLNTGQVKTSVDSSATTPTYALTYRPTKDTSVYVSHAEYFDVGSVVSSKYKNSGEVLPPAKTKQNEIGVKYANRDMLYTLAFFDITQANNIDVMRGADKYQLQDGEERHRGIEFGVTGKIAPKWSLAAGLSYLRATSEKTKDGKNNGRTLDGQPNWNGALMVRYAADEKFSAFGRLSYAGSAWTCNEKFKVPSTAVLDLGMTYRTQIGTTPTTFGLTLYNALDREYWIASRAAESLYLSTPRTIALTMSMDL encoded by the coding sequence ATGACGAAACGAAAGCTGGCGCTTGCGGTCGCGCTTGCGGCTGTCGGCTCGATGTGGATGGGTGCGGCAAGCGCCGCAGAGAGGACGGATGCCCACGGGGGGACGCTCGACACCTATGAGCTCGCGCCCGTCGAGGTCGCGGGGGAGCGCGAGGCAGCGGTGGAGGAGGATGGGCCGGAGGGCGTTTTTGTCGCGCGTGAGGGCAGTGTCGGCTTCCTCGGCAGCAAGGACACGATGGAGACGCCGTTCACGACGACGAACATCACACAGGAGACGATCAAGTCGTTCGGCGATCCGAGCCAGCCGCTCGACAGCGTGCTTGCGGTCTCGCCGTCGATCCGCCCCGTGGGCAGCGTTCTGCACAACGATTTCCAGCACCGCGGATTCCGCTCGAACGGGACGAATACCTTTGTCAACGGCGTGCCGGGGATGTTCACGCAGTTCAACGCGCCGATGTATGCCGTGGAGAAGGCGGATGTGATCTCCGGTCCGAACAGCGGCATTGCGTCTACGGGAACGCATTATGAAACGAATGCGGCGGGCGGCATCATCAACTTTACGACGAAGCGTGCGGGCGAGGAGCCGATCACGCGTCTGACGCTGACGCACTCTGGGCAGAGCATGGCGGGGGCGTATTTTGACCTCGCACGCCGCTTCGGCGGGAACAAGGACTGGGGCGCACGCCTCATGGCGGAGAAGGTGGACGGCGAGACGGCGGTTGACGGGCAGAAGGTGAAGTCCGCGAGCATCTACGTCAATATCGACCACGAGGACGCAAAGAGCAAGACGAACTTCTTCACGGGCTACCGTCAGAATCAGGTGGCCGGCGGTCAGCGCTGGTTCAAGATTGGCAGTGGTGTCACACATCTCCCCGCCGTGCCGAAGGCATCGCGCAACTATGCGTTTGACGGCATGGACAAGGAGAGCTACGGCTGGATGGCGATTCTCAACCACGAGCAGAAATTCTCGGAGGCGTGGAAGGGCTTCGTCAACGCAGGCTACCTCAAGAACAAGCTGAACAAGAATGTCATGTACCGCTACAGTGCGCTCGTCATCAAGAATGACGCGGGCGATTTCGATCTTGAGGAGCAGACGACGACGACCCCGCAGCGCGCGAACTACATCCAGATGGGGGTGAACGGAAAACTCCGCGCGGGAAAGACGGAGCACGATCTGACCCTTGCGGTGGATCGCGCATGGCGGGAACGCGAGGCGGCAAAGAAGGGCGGTACCGTCTATAAACTCGGTACGGGCAATATCTATACGGGCGTTCTGAATCAGCATACGGCTCCGACGACGGCATACGAGGAGGCGATGAACAACAAGACCTCGATCAAGGGCATCTCGCTCGTCGATACGATCACGATCAACAAGTGGGATGTGCTGCTCGGCGTGCATCACCATGCGGCGAATGTGAAGGCATACGATTTGAATACGGGGCAGGTAAAGACGAGCGTGGATTCGAGTGCGACCACGCCGACCTATGCCCTCACCTACCGCCCGACGAAGGATACATCCGTCTATGTCAGTCATGCGGAGTACTTCGACGTCGGCTCGGTGGTCAGCAGCAAATATAAGAACAGCGGCGAGGTTCTGCCGCCCGCCAAGACGAAGCAGAACGAGATCGGCGTGAAGTATGCGAACCGGGATATGCTGTATACCCTCGCGTTCTTTGACATCACACAGGCGAACAACATCGATGTCATGCGCGGGGCGGACAAGTATCAGCTGCAGGACGGCGAGGAGCGCCATCGCGGCATCGAGTTTGGCGTGACGGGCAAGATTGCGCCGAAATGGTCGCTCGCGGCAGGGCTTTCCTATCTGCGTGCGACCTCCGAAAAGACGAAGGACGGCAAGAACAACGGCAGGACGCTCGACGGACAGCCGAACTGGAACGGGGCGCTCATGGTGCGCTATGCGGCGGACGAGAAGTTCAGCGCGTTCGGGCGCCTCTCGTATGCGGGCAGCGCGTGGACGTGCAATGAGAAGTTCAAGGTGCCGTCCACGGCTGTGCTCGATCTCGGCATGACGTATCGGACACAGATCGGCACGACCCCGACGACGTTCGGGCTGACGCTCTACAACGCGCTTGATCGGGAGTACTGGATCGCCTCGCGTGCGGCGGAGAGCCTCTATCTCTCCACGCCGCGCACGATTGCGCTCACGATGTCGATGGATCTTTAA
- a CDS encoding ABC transporter permease, with protein MERLTGCAALLVLAGMILSGIFAPQLAPMNPFEPDMAIRLQPPSAAHLLGTDALGRDLLSRMLYGGRSALLLSLVSTVLALGIGTLVGVLAGYFGGRTDDVLTMVSNVFQGIPGISFMVAVAGFVGPGVTGLLLALVVGSWAGFSRIVRAEVMRLAAEPYVEHLRVLGCGDGRMILHHILPALGGTLLVLGFLRLGRGVLAIAGLSFLGLGVQPPTPDWSTMISDAMLYYRQAPHLIIVPGGAIILLVSSLNMVGQLLRRRFDVRQEVRG; from the coding sequence ATGGAGCGATTGACGGGCTGTGCAGCCCTCCTTGTCCTTGCGGGGATGATCCTCTCCGGGATCTTCGCTCCGCAGCTCGCGCCGATGAATCCGTTCGAGCCGGATATGGCGATCCGTCTGCAGCCGCCGTCTGCGGCGCATCTTCTCGGGACGGATGCACTCGGGCGCGATCTCCTCAGCCGTATGCTCTACGGTGGGCGCAGTGCGCTCCTGCTCTCGCTCGTCTCGACGGTACTGGCGCTTGGCATCGGAACGCTCGTGGGCGTTCTCGCGGGCTATTTCGGCGGGCGGACGGATGACGTACTGACGATGGTCAGCAATGTCTTTCAAGGCATCCCCGGCATCAGCTTCATGGTGGCGGTTGCGGGCTTCGTGGGGCCGGGTGTCACGGGACTGCTGCTCGCACTCGTCGTCGGCTCGTGGGCGGGGTTTTCGCGCATTGTGCGCGCGGAGGTTATGCGTCTTGCGGCAGAGCCGTATGTGGAGCATCTGCGCGTGCTCGGCTGCGGCGACGGGCGGATGATCCTGCATCACATTCTGCCCGCGCTCGGCGGGACGCTGCTCGTACTCGGCTTCCTGCGCCTCGGGCGCGGCGTGCTCGCCATCGCGGGGCTGAGTTTCCTCGGGCTCGGCGTGCAGCCGCCGACACCGGACTGGAGCACGATGATCAGCGATGCCATGCTCTACTATCGGCAGGCACCGCACCTCATCATTGTACCGGGCGGCGCGATCATTCTGCTCGTCAGCTCGCTCAACATGGTCGGACAGCTGCTGCGCCGCCGCTTTGACGTACGGCAGGAGGTGCGCGGATGA
- a CDS encoding ABC transporter substrate-binding protein has protein sequence MLLVVLLSLAGCGQGAQERGGASAGDASDDTIVLAAYRQLAPGVNDGYYCSKILGVWEPLVTADEETGAPAPCLAASWEMLDEGRVWVFHLREGVRFHDGTPLTAQVVADNLAWMEKEPRSTAFYSRSRKNYYPGLVSAEPLDTLTLRLTFAQPNINQLYNMMNFGSPVYAPSCLADDGNFAGVAIGTGPFRIVENVKDRYVLLERNEDYYGEKARAHRIMVRSIPSPDVRFAALKAEEIMGVLDLGAMPPVLADELAQDERFAISTSRSIMVRYLAMNGTRPPFDDVRMRRAVSLLLDRRLLVDALYLGYATPTMNLLSIASPFYKEFPVVQDVEEAKRLAHEVLGDGRREIVYCVNGADPIAKGEAELIAYWLADLGLDVRIEALESPMMTVRMRRGDYDIARSQQGLPNGDPLYVFDGFFSPQGPRNKALSLGYDNAEVNRLLTALRTEPDEGKRRAVFDRIQAISVEEQPLVPLYYDENIVVYNAARLTGYRALRYGVSLAEVAWR, from the coding sequence ATGCTGCTCGTGGTTCTGCTCTCGCTTGCAGGCTGCGGACAGGGCGCACAGGAGCGGGGCGGAGCGTCGGCGGGGGACGCGTCGGACGATACCATCGTGCTCGCGGCATACCGCCAGCTCGCGCCGGGCGTGAACGACGGCTACTACTGTAGCAAGATCCTCGGTGTCTGGGAGCCGCTCGTCACGGCGGATGAGGAGACGGGTGCGCCCGCCCCCTGCCTTGCCGCATCGTGGGAGATGTTGGACGAGGGGCGCGTGTGGGTGTTTCATCTGCGCGAGGGGGTGCGGTTTCACGACGGCACGCCACTGACCGCGCAGGTGGTCGCGGACAACCTCGCATGGATGGAGAAGGAGCCGCGCTCGACGGCGTTTTATTCGCGCAGCCGCAAGAACTACTATCCGGGGCTCGTCAGCGCGGAGCCGCTGGATACGCTTACGCTCCGACTGACCTTTGCGCAGCCGAACATCAACCAACTCTACAACATGATGAACTTCGGCAGCCCCGTCTATGCGCCCTCGTGTCTGGCGGACGATGGAAATTTTGCGGGGGTGGCGATTGGGACAGGCCCGTTCCGCATTGTCGAAAATGTGAAGGATCGCTATGTCCTCTTGGAGCGCAACGAGGATTACTACGGGGAGAAGGCGCGTGCGCACCGCATCATGGTGCGCAGCATCCCCAGCCCCGATGTGCGCTTTGCCGCGCTCAAGGCGGAGGAGATCATGGGGGTGCTCGATCTCGGTGCGATGCCGCCCGTGCTCGCGGACGAGCTGGCGCAGGATGAGCGGTTTGCCATTTCGACGAGCCGCTCGATCATGGTGCGCTATCTCGCGATGAACGGGACGCGTCCGCCGTTCGACGATGTACGTATGCGCCGCGCGGTGAGCCTGCTGCTCGACCGCCGCCTCCTCGTGGATGCGCTCTACCTCGGCTATGCGACGCCGACGATGAATCTCCTGAGCATTGCGAGCCCGTTCTACAAGGAGTTCCCTGTTGTGCAGGATGTGGAGGAGGCAAAACGCCTCGCGCATGAAGTGCTTGGGGACGGGCGGCGGGAGATTGTCTACTGTGTGAACGGAGCGGATCCGATTGCAAAGGGGGAGGCGGAACTCATCGCTTACTGGCTTGCGGATCTGGGACTTGATGTGCGCATTGAGGCGCTTGAGTCGCCGATGATGACGGTGCGTATGCGGCGCGGAGACTATGATATTGCCCGCTCTCAGCAGGGGCTGCCGAACGGCGACCCGCTCTATGTGTTCGACGGGTTTTTCTCCCCGCAGGGGCCGCGCAACAAGGCGCTCTCGCTCGGCTACGACAATGCGGAGGTGAACCGCCTCCTCACCGCGCTGCGCACCGAGCCGGACGAGGGGAAACGGCGGGCGGTCTTTGACCGCATACAGGCGATCAGTGTGGAGGAACAGCCGCTCGTTCCGCTCTACTATGACGAAAATATCGTGGTCTACAACGCGGCGCGGCTCACGGGCTACCGTGCGCTGCGCTACGGGGTGTCCCTTGCGGAGGTGGCATGGAGATGA